A genomic window from Bacteroidota bacterium includes:
- a CDS encoding carboxypeptidase-like regulatory domain-containing protein — translation MKIKKSKEPILNPSPREGLFIYIFFLLLLFPSIGEGQGVGTTATLYGKITDKEGNPISEARVSVANTKIVTATNEKGDYELSVPAGTNITIEFSHVSFGIKLKTVKLSAGEKAKADVSVDNLKTLDTFVVEDKINRSNFIQIIPTKDIYVQTGASQDFNTIIFTQLGVQQSNELSSVYSVRGGNFDENLVYVNDIEVYRPFLTHSGQQEGLSFVNSDMVSSINFSSGGFEARYGDKMSSVLDIRYTKPREFAGSVSGGLLGGSMHLEGASKDKRFTYLLGVREKSNSYLLKSLDTKGEYKPLFYDVQSYITFNPTNEWEHGFLFNVARNKYRTIPQTRKSSFGTVNEALQLNVYFDGQEIDNYQTMMGAFTSAYRPYGKDLTLKFITSAFKTKESETFDLLGQYELNELENDFGKDNFGQSAFNIGTGGFLNHARNYLDASVYNFEHKGNKTWKNGSAEEWKDGKKKSTQPSNIPTFHSRELWWGAKYQHEIINDKLSEWTLIDSAGYSLPNGSDSAGYTNPNAQPYEYLDVNEVIKSKNNLSSNRYSGYIQQAWSWETKDTSELTITAGVRANYWDLNKQLLLSPRTTLSFKPKWKRDVLFKASSGYYYQPPFYRELRDFQGNLHTDLKAQQSIHFVLGTDINYMAWGRPFKFISELYYKRFDNLIPYEVDNVRLRYYAANSAKGYATGVDFKVNGEFVKGIDSWASLSVMKTMEDIKTDYYYIYLNSDGDTIIPGYSSNAVHSDSIRVEPGYIPRPMDQRVTFSLFFQDYLPNLPRCKMHMNLLFGTGLPFGPPSFERYKDVLRMPPYRRVDIGFSYEVKRKPHPSLPIGEEQGVEAPPHGRGWGWASVWFSLEVYNLLAVNNVVSYFWVRDVSGRQYAVPNYLSNRLLNARVMIKF, via the coding sequence ATGAAGATAAAGAAAAGTAAGGAGCCCATCCTAAATCCTTCCCCAAGGGAAGGACTTTTTATATACATTTTTTTTCTTCTATTACTTTTCCCATCCATTGGGGAGGGGCAAGGGGTGGGCACCACTGCCACTCTCTACGGAAAAATAACAGACAAAGAAGGTAATCCGATCTCTGAAGCAAGAGTTTCTGTAGCAAATACAAAAATAGTTACAGCAACAAATGAAAAAGGAGATTACGAACTCAGCGTGCCTGCCGGCACAAACATAACGATAGAATTTTCTCATGTTAGTTTCGGAATCAAGTTGAAGACGGTCAAACTTTCTGCAGGAGAAAAAGCAAAAGCAGATGTTTCGGTTGACAATTTAAAAACACTCGACACCTTTGTGGTGGAAGATAAAATCAACCGCTCTAATTTCATCCAGATAATTCCGACCAAAGATATTTATGTGCAAACGGGCGCTTCGCAGGATTTTAATACAATAATTTTCACTCAACTCGGAGTTCAGCAGAGCAATGAACTCAGTTCTGTGTATTCCGTTCGCGGAGGAAACTTTGACGAGAATTTAGTTTATGTGAACGACATTGAAGTGTATCGCCCCTTTCTCACGCATAGCGGACAGCAGGAAGGATTAAGCTTTGTGAATTCAGATATGGTTTCGTCCATCAATTTTTCTTCGGGCGGATTTGAGGCGCGCTACGGAGATAAAATGTCATCCGTGCTTGACATACGCTACACCAAGCCCAGAGAGTTTGCCGGGAGCGTTTCAGGCGGTTTGCTGGGCGGCTCTATGCATCTGGAAGGCGCTTCTAAAGACAAACGCTTCACCTATCTGCTGGGCGTTCGCGAGAAATCAAATTCATATCTGCTGAAATCGCTGGACACAAAAGGAGAATACAAACCTTTGTTCTACGATGTTCAGTCTTACATCACGTTTAATCCCACCAACGAATGGGAACATGGTTTTCTTTTCAATGTGGCGCGGAATAAATACCGCACGATTCCGCAGACAAGAAAATCATCTTTCGGAACGGTGAATGAAGCGCTTCAGCTTAACGTTTACTTTGATGGTCAGGAGATTGATAACTATCAAACTATGATGGGTGCATTTACAAGCGCTTATCGTCCGTATGGAAAAGACCTCACACTGAAATTCATCACATCGGCTTTCAAGACAAAAGAAAGCGAAACGTTTGATCTGCTCGGGCAATATGAATTGAACGAACTTGAAAATGATTTCGGAAAAGATAACTTCGGACAATCTGCCTTCAACATCGGCACAGGTGGATTTCTGAATCACGCGAGGAATTATTTAGACGCATCGGTTTATAATTTCGAGCACAAGGGAAATAAAACATGGAAGAATGGAAGTGCGGAAGAATGGAAGGATGGAAAAAAGAAATCCACCCAACCTTCCAACATTCCAACATTCCATTCCCGTGAACTCTGGTGGGGGGCAAAGTATCAGCACGAAATCATTAACGACAAACTCAGCGAATGGACGTTGATTGATTCCGCGGGATATTCTCTTCCCAACGGTTCTGATTCTGCCGGATACACCAACCCCAACGCGCAGCCCTATGAATATCTGGATGTGAATGAAGTCATCAAATCAAAAAATAATCTTTCAAGCAATCGCTATTCAGGATACATTCAGCAGGCGTGGAGTTGGGAAACAAAAGACACAAGCGAACTTACCATTACTGCCGGAGTACGCGCCAATTACTGGGACTTGAATAAACAATTGCTCCTTAGCCCGCGAACAACACTTTCATTCAAGCCGAAATGGAAACGCGATGTATTGTTCAAAGCATCTTCCGGATATTATTACCAGCCGCCTTTCTACAGGGAACTACGCGACTTTCAGGGAAACCTTCACACCGATCTGAAAGCGCAGCAGTCCATTCATTTTGTTTTAGGAACAGATATAAATTACATGGCGTGGGGGCGACCGTTCAAATTTATTTCTGAACTGTATTACAAAAGGTTTGACAATTTAATTCCGTATGAAGTGGATAACGTGCGCCTGCGCTACTATGCCGCAAACAGCGCGAAGGGTTACGCAACAGGAGTTGATTTTAAAGTGAACGGAGAATTTGTGAAAGGAATTGATTCATGGGCAAGTTTGTCTGTGATGAAAACAATGGAAGACATCAAGACCGATTATTACTACATCTACCTCAACAGCGATGGCGATACAATTATTCCGGGCTACTCAAGTAATGCTGTTCACTCCGACAGCATTCGCGTTGAGCCGGGCTACATTCCCCGCCCGATGGATCAGCGCGTAACGTTCAGCTTGTTCTTTCAGGATTACCTGCCCAATCTGCCGCGATGCAAAATGCACATGAATCTTCTCTTCGGAACCGGATTGCCGTTTGGTCCTCCAAGCTTTGAACGCTACAAAGATGTTTTAAGAATGCCGCCTTACCGCAGAGTGGATATTGGGTTTTCGTATGAAGTAAAAAGAAAGCCCCACCCTTCCCTCCCCATCGGGGAGGAACAAGGTGTGGAAGCCCCTCCTCATGGGAGGGGTTGGGGGTGGGCTTCGGTTTGGTTTTCGTTAGAAGTGTACAACCTGCTTGCCGTAAACAATGTTGTTTCTTATTTTTGGGTGCGCGATGTAAGCGGAAGGCAATACGCGGTGCCCAACTATCTCTCCAACCGTTTGCTGAATGCACGGGTGATGATTAAGTTTTAA
- a CDS encoding PorP/SprF family type IX secretion system membrane protein produces MQKLFSIILLFTFFEAKTQDIHFAQLSETPLLIDPALTGLYDGYYRGIINYRNQWPAMGKPYSTFMGSFDAPIEMKKKNGGYIGAGAYLFSDKAGDSQFGTTQGNLSVSAILPMNKTSKFSLGMQFGFVQRSLNVSSIQWPNQYNGHNYDPSMSSNELYKRNFSYFDMGTGANYEYSNQNGTLAGKDIVRFDLGAAFFHATMPLQRFHSGDKENLYGKLIAHASFRYDFPGTKVGVVPSAIFMMQGPATELNIGTLLRYKINQGTKVTAFYTESAFSAGVYYRLKDAISPQVYFEFSDYGIGLSYDFNVSSYGEVKKSASGLEISIKYANMKGAVRKGMK; encoded by the coding sequence GTGCAAAAACTTTTTTCAATCATATTACTCTTCACCTTCTTCGAAGCAAAAACGCAGGATATTCACTTCGCGCAGCTTTCTGAAACTCCTCTTTTAATTGATCCCGCGCTCACAGGGTTGTACGATGGTTACTACCGCGGAATTATTAATTACCGCAACCAGTGGCCCGCTATGGGAAAACCCTACAGCACTTTCATGGGTTCGTTTGACGCGCCAATAGAGATGAAAAAAAAGAATGGCGGATACATTGGAGCGGGCGCTTATCTGTTTTCTGACAAAGCAGGCGATTCTCAGTTCGGCACCACGCAGGGAAACCTTTCCGTGTCGGCAATTCTGCCAATGAATAAAACAAGCAAGTTCTCTTTAGGAATGCAGTTTGGTTTTGTTCAGCGCAGCTTGAATGTTTCAAGCATTCAATGGCCCAACCAGTATAACGGGCACAATTACGACCCAAGCATGTCCTCCAATGAATTATATAAGCGCAACTTTTCCTATTTCGATATGGGAACAGGCGCTAACTATGAATATTCTAATCAAAACGGAACGCTGGCTGGAAAAGACATTGTGCGGTTTGATCTGGGCGCGGCTTTTTTTCATGCCACCATGCCGCTTCAAAGGTTTCACAGCGGTGATAAAGAAAACCTTTACGGAAAATTAATCGCTCATGCATCTTTCCGCTATGATTTTCCCGGAACCAAAGTGGGCGTTGTTCCTTCCGCCATTTTTATGATGCAGGGTCCCGCTACTGAATTAAACATAGGAACGCTTCTCAGGTATAAAATAAACCAGGGAACAAAAGTAACCGCCTTTTACACCGAATCGGCTTTCTCTGCCGGTGTGTATTACCGCCTGAAAGACGCCATCAGCCCGCAGGTGTATTTTGAATTTTCTGATTACGGCATCGGGCTCTCGTATGACTTTAATGTTTCTTCTTACGGTGAAGTAAAAAAATCTGCAAGCGGCTTGGAAATTTCTATCAAGTACGCCAACATGAAAGGCGCGGTGAGGAAGGGGATGAAGTGA
- a CDS encoding T9SS type A sorting domain-containing protein, giving the protein MKKNLLLSFCISALTITSINAQTWTPAGTWVNSSIECLKSFNGKLFVGGNFTGVGTNTWNCNFNAQWDGSTLTPYYDANLGGLDFNCFEIHNSTLYVGGAFNIGSFGPKEVAVWDGTSWDDPTGAYQLNSNVYAMASFGGKLYMGGYFTTYNSVNYNHVASNSGSGYSTVGSGFDATVMALAVYNGALYAGGGFTNSGTTAVNHIAKWNGTSWQQVGTGVNGTVSGMAVMGTDLYVIGSFTLAGSTTVKDIAKWNGTIWSDVGGGLSGGFNGIRAVISYNNYLYVGGDFTTAGSISAKNVAAWNGSSWFALGNGITNSVNALEIYNNALYAGPFSFANDTNYVWKFSSLAGVNETTAEKGFTVNASYNSYSNAIQLNIESEMYSKFSFMLYDMLGKNVANADVVTGANAINIGFTPNGIYNCEVSSEKGKSTTKVFVLKQ; this is encoded by the coding sequence ATGAAAAAAAATTTACTCCTTTCATTTTGCATCTCTGCATTGACTATCACTTCCATTAATGCACAAACATGGACACCGGCAGGAACCTGGGTGAACAGTTCTATCGAATGTTTAAAGTCCTTCAATGGAAAACTTTTCGTTGGAGGAAATTTCACAGGAGTAGGCACTAATACATGGAACTGCAACTTTAACGCACAATGGGATGGAAGCACGCTTACTCCCTATTATGATGCAAATCTTGGCGGTCTTGATTTCAATTGCTTTGAGATACATAATTCCACACTTTATGTCGGAGGAGCGTTTAACATCGGCTCCTTTGGTCCAAAAGAAGTTGCTGTATGGGATGGAACTTCATGGGATGATCCAACGGGTGCCTATCAGCTAAATTCAAATGTGTATGCCATGGCTTCTTTCGGAGGAAAACTTTACATGGGCGGTTATTTCACTACTTATAATTCTGTTAATTATAATCATGTTGCCAGCAACAGCGGCAGCGGATACTCAACTGTTGGCAGCGGGTTTGATGCAACCGTAATGGCGCTTGCAGTTTATAATGGGGCGCTGTATGCAGGTGGCGGTTTCACAAATTCAGGTACTACAGCTGTCAATCATATTGCTAAGTGGAACGGAACTTCCTGGCAGCAAGTCGGCACAGGTGTTAACGGAACAGTTTCAGGAATGGCAGTCATGGGAACTGATTTATATGTAATTGGCTCATTCACACTGGCAGGTTCAACAACAGTAAAAGATATTGCAAAGTGGAACGGCACCATATGGTCAGATGTTGGCGGTGGTCTTTCAGGAGGATTCAACGGAATACGCGCTGTGATATCGTACAATAACTACCTCTATGTGGGTGGTGACTTTACAACTGCCGGAAGCATCAGCGCAAAAAATGTTGCGGCATGGAACGGCAGTTCCTGGTTTGCCCTCGGAAACGGCATCACCAATTCTGTGAACGCTCTTGAAATCTACAATAACGCTCTTTATGCAGGTCCCTTCTCTTTTGCCAATGACACCAATTACGTGTGGAAATTTTCATCTCTTGCCGGGGTGAACGAAACAACGGCTGAGAAAGGGTTTACGGTGAATGCTTCTTATAATTCTTACTCAAATGCCATTCAGCTAAACATTGAAAGCGAAATGTACAGCAAGTTTTCTTTTATGCTTTATGACATGCTTGGAAAAAATGTTGCGAATGCCGATGTAGTCACCGGAGCAAATGCAATAAATATTGGCTTCACGCCAAACGGAATTTACAATTGTGAGGTTTCTTCTGAAAAAGGAAAAAGCACTACAAAGGTTTTTGTTTTGAAACAGTAA